The following coding sequences lie in one Rickettsiella endosymbiont of Rhagonycha lignosa genomic window:
- a CDS encoding penicillin-binding protein 2 — protein sequence MQGRQVKKNKSTSIATKYQWRLMIVIFILMIIAVGLIGRLINLTVINRQFLRNQGNARTVRTLNIPAHRGMILDRQGVPLAISTPVDAVWIDPAYFRPNRQQLSLLGHFLQINPQTIHEIQLHGQFKEFIYLKRGLNPSLAKQIKDLKIPGVFLQNEYHRYYPEGPVMAHVVGLTNVDDKGQEGLELAYNNWLEGQSGLKKVIKDRLGHVVADIRSIRKPRPGHDLQLSIDKRIQYVAYRELKTGIERYQADSGSVVVLDVKTGEILAMANWPSYNPNDRLTAQDGHTRNRALTDLFEPGSTIKSFSMASVLANGQFTPTSQIDTSPGWMIVAGKRIMDEHNNGVMDLTKILQISSNMGMSKLILSLPAENLWNTLHQMGFGQITQSGFPGERTGSLPNFKVWNPFVLATLSFGYGISVTALQLAQAYAVLAHGGIKIPVTFLKVQGDPPLGEQVMDKTISREVLDMLESVLTKGGTAPLARVPGYRVIGKTGTVRIVGVHGYEKHHYNSIFIGIAPASHPRLVVAVILHDPKGRLYYGGYTAGPIFSHVMNNALHLLNIVPDDLASLNQPLPKVMLPSLGMRD from the coding sequence ATGCAGGGTCGTCAGGTCAAAAAAAATAAATCTACTTCTATTGCTACGAAATACCAATGGCGCTTAATGATCGTGATTTTCATATTAATGATCATCGCTGTGGGTTTAATTGGTCGACTGATTAATTTAACGGTTATTAACCGTCAGTTTTTGCGTAATCAAGGTAATGCAAGAACAGTACGTACTTTAAATATTCCTGCACATCGCGGTATGATTTTGGATCGCCAGGGTGTGCCTTTAGCTATCAGTACACCCGTCGATGCTGTTTGGATTGATCCTGCTTACTTTAGGCCTAATCGACAACAACTTTCTTTGTTAGGTCATTTTTTACAAATCAATCCGCAAACCATTCATGAAATACAATTACATGGTCAATTTAAAGAATTTATTTATTTAAAGCGTGGTTTGAATCCGAGTTTAGCAAAACAAATCAAGGATCTAAAAATACCGGGCGTATTTTTACAAAATGAATATCATCGTTATTACCCAGAAGGCCCAGTGATGGCGCATGTGGTTGGTTTAACCAATGTAGATGATAAGGGTCAAGAAGGTTTAGAGTTAGCTTATAATAATTGGTTAGAAGGCCAATCCGGTTTAAAGAAAGTTATCAAAGATCGATTAGGACATGTCGTGGCGGATATACGATCTATTCGTAAGCCAAGACCTGGACATGACTTACAATTAAGTATCGATAAACGTATCCAATATGTTGCCTATAGAGAATTGAAGACCGGCATTGAACGATATCAAGCCGATTCAGGATCGGTTGTTGTACTCGATGTTAAAACCGGTGAAATTTTAGCGATGGCAAATTGGCCCTCTTATAATCCTAATGACAGATTAACAGCGCAGGATGGTCATACACGTAACCGTGCATTAACTGATCTATTTGAACCAGGATCTACCATTAAAAGTTTTAGTATGGCCAGTGTATTAGCGAACGGTCAATTTACTCCTACTAGTCAAATCGATACATCACCTGGCTGGATGATTGTTGCTGGTAAGCGAATTATGGATGAACATAATAATGGTGTGATGGATTTAACTAAGATATTACAGATCTCGAGTAACATGGGAATGTCAAAGCTTATTCTTTCGCTTCCCGCAGAAAATTTGTGGAATACTTTACACCAAATGGGTTTTGGTCAAATTACACAAAGTGGTTTTCCAGGAGAGCGAACCGGCAGTTTGCCAAATTTTAAAGTATGGAATCCTTTTGTACTGGCCACTTTATCGTTTGGTTATGGGATCTCAGTCACTGCGCTACAATTGGCGCAAGCTTATGCAGTGCTAGCGCATGGAGGTATCAAAATTCCCGTTACTTTTCTTAAAGTTCAAGGTGATCCGCCATTAGGTGAACAGGTGATGGATAAAACTATTAGTAGAGAAGTTTTGGATATGTTGGAGTCAGTACTGACTAAAGGAGGAACAGCCCCATTAGCGCGTGTTCCAGGTTATAGAGTGATAGGCAAAACAGGTACGGTGCGTATAGTCGGCGTACATGGCTATGAAAAGCATCACTATAATAGTATTTTTATTGGTATCGCTCCTGCAAGTCATCCACGTTTAGTCGTGGCTGTCATTTTGCATGATCCAAAAGGTCGCTTGTATTATGGAGGTTATACGGCTGGACCTATCTTTTCGCATGTGATGAATAATGCTTTACACTTATTAAATATTGTACCTGATGATTTAGCCAGTCTTAATCAACCACTTCCTAAAGTAATGCTTCCTTCACTAGGCATGCGAGATTAA
- a CDS encoding DUF807 family protein, whose product MLNANLSFDGSTGQILNYIGNKKAIEAPDIVRIGAGKYTVTFLSGRQIDAARIGSSIVTVQCQSPVGSGTITNVIASPKAVYNPNSIEFPWSISFQIETQNVVPALLLLGPILSYVDRPVVMVAFRAKNKMQHGRNM is encoded by the coding sequence ATGTTAAACGCTAACTTATCGTTTGATGGTTCCACAGGGCAGATATTGAATTACATAGGAAATAAAAAAGCTATTGAGGCGCCCGATATTGTACGGATAGGAGCAGGAAAATACACTGTAACGTTTTTATCAGGTCGTCAGATTGATGCAGCTAGAATAGGATCATCTATCGTGACAGTCCAATGCCAAAGTCCAGTGGGGAGCGGAACAATTACCAACGTTATTGCGAGTCCAAAAGCTGTATATAATCCTAATTCCATTGAATTTCCCTGGAGTATTAGTTTCCAAATCGAAACACAAAATGTGGTTCCTGCTTTATTATTATTGGGTCCGATATTAAGTTATGTCGATAGACCGGTAGTAATGGTGGCGTTTCGAGCAAAAAATAAGATGCAGCACGGAAGAAATATGTGA
- the ftsL gene encoding cell division protein FtsL has product MNMAARALTQSTLTWDHRQSWVISLKMIGLILLTLAVLSSALSVIYIKTVQRNLYSQLQASQQDSDNLKTEWSQLLLEENTWVAPVRIQTLAQQELGMRIPEMKNTVLLTKSV; this is encoded by the coding sequence ATGAATATGGCGGCACGTGCTTTAACACAAAGTACCTTGACATGGGATCACAGGCAAAGCTGGGTTATTTCCTTAAAAATGATAGGACTTATTTTATTAACACTAGCAGTTTTGTCTTCAGCACTTTCAGTTATTTACATAAAAACTGTACAACGTAATTTATATAGTCAATTACAAGCAAGCCAGCAAGATTCTGATAATTTAAAAACAGAATGGAGCCAACTACTACTCGAGGAAAATACTTGGGTGGCGCCCGTTCGAATACAAACCCTAGCTCAACAAGAATTAGGAATGCGAATTCCCGAAATGAAAAACACGGTTTTATTAACGAAGTCTGTTTAA